A genomic segment from Anticarsia gemmatalis isolate Benzon Research Colony breed Stoneville strain chromosome 12, ilAntGemm2 primary, whole genome shotgun sequence encodes:
- the LOC142977328 gene encoding uncharacterized protein LOC142977328 isoform X1, whose product MHHKVTGWALLALISSSTILHTVAYPQHVPLISQATSNVRTHSPQYYSNSLPVPQHEQVAQERKFAEKPNALKKVALDDLDEIQTNSISDGGFSWSNMLGMLMQMIFNPGTTGPNKSDNLDTDTGSPSPWANLFSMGLKILTAILGGGAASDGIDKVDNGSSPMQGILAAVLSTMLGAKDPDQVASMAKQAGEFINIVVNLLDALKTSFSHRSLAARSMGRKDSVSDAALAGIAMLKTYVRSFGTNDDKCLQKYVCDANSECSDDIGPKSVFCQFGTYAASFVLERQSAGTFDDFYEAGRRGRSGVDCRQMYLQCNEV is encoded by the exons ATGCATCACAAGGTGACGGGTTGGGCGCTTCTGGCGCTGATCAGCTCTTCGACTATTCTCCACACAGTCGCGTATCCTCAGCATGTCCCTCTCATATCACAG GCAACAAGCAACGTCAGAACACATAGTCCTCAGTACTACAGCAACTCATTACCAGTGCCCCAACATGAACAAGTGGCTCAAGAGCGGAAATTTGCCGAAAAACCAAATGCATTGAAAAAGGTCGCGCTGGATGATCTTGATGAGATACAAACCAATTCCATTTCCGATGGTGGTTTCTCCTGGTCGAACATGCTCG GTATGCTGATGCAAATGATTTTCAATCCTGGCACTACTGGGCCCAACAAGAGTGACAACCTGGACACAGACACCGGATCACCCTCTCCTTGGGCTAACCTGTTCTCGATGGGTCTCAAAATTTTGACCGCAATCTTGGGCGGAGGAGCTGCAAGCGATGGTATTGATAAAGTAGACAACGGCTCATCTCCTATGCAG GGTATATTGGCTGCGGTTCTGTCGACGATGCTCGGTGCAAAAGATCCCGACCAGGTCGCCTCCATGGCAAAGCAGGCTGGAGAG TTCATCAACATCGTTGTAAATCTTCTGGATGCCCTGAAGACTTCGTTCTCTCACAGATCATTGGCCGCACGTTCCATGGGCCGCAAAGACTCAGTCAGTGACGCCGCACTCGCTGGTATTGCTATGCTCAAAACATACGTAAGGTCCTTCGGCACCAATGACGACAAATGTCTGCAGAAGTATGTGTGCGACGCCAATAGTGAATGTTCTGATGACATCGGTCCCAAGAGTGTGTTCTGTCAATTTGGAAC cTACGCAGCAAGTTTCGTATTGGAAAGGCAATCCGCTGGCACCTTCGACGATTTCTACGAAGCCGGTCGACGAGGACGCTCTGGTGTCGACTGTCGCCAGATGTATTTGCAGTGCAATGAAGTTTAA
- the LOC142977328 gene encoding uncharacterized protein LOC142977328 isoform X2, with translation MHHKVTGWALLALISSSTILHTVAYPQHVPLISQATSNVRTHSPQYYSNSLPVPQHEQVAQERKFAEKPNALKKVALDDLDEIQTNSISDGGFSWSNMLGMLMQMIFNPGTTGPNKSDNLDTDTGSPSPWANLFSMGLKILTAILGGGAASDGIDKVDNGSSPMQFINIVVNLLDALKTSFSHRSLAARSMGRKDSVSDAALAGIAMLKTYVRSFGTNDDKCLQKYVCDANSECSDDIGPKSVFCQFGTYAASFVLERQSAGTFDDFYEAGRRGRSGVDCRQMYLQCNEV, from the exons ATGCATCACAAGGTGACGGGTTGGGCGCTTCTGGCGCTGATCAGCTCTTCGACTATTCTCCACACAGTCGCGTATCCTCAGCATGTCCCTCTCATATCACAG GCAACAAGCAACGTCAGAACACATAGTCCTCAGTACTACAGCAACTCATTACCAGTGCCCCAACATGAACAAGTGGCTCAAGAGCGGAAATTTGCCGAAAAACCAAATGCATTGAAAAAGGTCGCGCTGGATGATCTTGATGAGATACAAACCAATTCCATTTCCGATGGTGGTTTCTCCTGGTCGAACATGCTCG GTATGCTGATGCAAATGATTTTCAATCCTGGCACTACTGGGCCCAACAAGAGTGACAACCTGGACACAGACACCGGATCACCCTCTCCTTGGGCTAACCTGTTCTCGATGGGTCTCAAAATTTTGACCGCAATCTTGGGCGGAGGAGCTGCAAGCGATGGTATTGATAAAGTAGACAACGGCTCATCTCCTATGCAG TTCATCAACATCGTTGTAAATCTTCTGGATGCCCTGAAGACTTCGTTCTCTCACAGATCATTGGCCGCACGTTCCATGGGCCGCAAAGACTCAGTCAGTGACGCCGCACTCGCTGGTATTGCTATGCTCAAAACATACGTAAGGTCCTTCGGCACCAATGACGACAAATGTCTGCAGAAGTATGTGTGCGACGCCAATAGTGAATGTTCTGATGACATCGGTCCCAAGAGTGTGTTCTGTCAATTTGGAAC cTACGCAGCAAGTTTCGTATTGGAAAGGCAATCCGCTGGCACCTTCGACGATTTCTACGAAGCCGGTCGACGAGGACGCTCTGGTGTCGACTGTCGCCAGATGTATTTGCAGTGCAATGAAGTTTAA